A single region of the Streptococcus macedonicus ACA-DC 198 genome encodes:
- the perR gene encoding Peroxide stress regulator PerR, FUR family, translating to MDVHTHHRPLDAYENVIEHLKKKHIRITETRKAIIAYIINSHEHPSADKIYRDLLPEHPNMSLATVYNNMKVLVDEGFVTELKVTNDTTTYYDFMGHQHINIVCKNCGEIADFMDVDAIDIGKEAYEQTGYQITKIQLTAYGICPKCQEKLKATGKSFMIYYEDK from the coding sequence ATGGATGTTCACACTCACCACCGTCCTTTGGATGCCTATGAGAATGTCATTGAGCATCTCAAAAAGAAACACATCCGTATAACGGAGACTCGTAAAGCCATTATTGCTTATATTATAAATAGTCATGAGCACCCTAGTGCCGATAAAATTTATAGAGACCTATTACCAGAACACCCTAATATGAGTTTAGCAACGGTTTATAACAATATGAAAGTATTGGTTGATGAAGGATTTGTTACTGAGTTAAAAGTAACAAATGATACCACAACTTACTATGATTTTATGGGACATCAGCACATTAACATTGTTTGTAAGAACTGTGGTGAAATTGCTGATTTTATGGATGTTGATGCCATTGATATTGGTAAAGAAGCTTATGAACAAACAGGTTATCAAATCACAAAAATTCAACTGACAGCTTATGGTATTTGCCCAAAATGCCAAGAAAAACTAAAAGCAACAGGCAAATCTTTTATGATCTATTACGAGGATAAGTAA
- the padC gene encoding Phenolic acid decarboxylase, producing the protein MTKTFKTLDDFLGTHFIYTYDNGWEYEWYAKNDHTVDYRIHGGMVAGRWVKDQEANIVMLTEGVYKVAWTEPTGTDVALDFVPNEKKLNGTIFFPAWVHEHPEITVCFQNEHIDLMEESREKYATYPKLVVPEFAHITYMGDAGQNNEDVISEAPYEGLPDDIRNGKYFDDNYKRLKK; encoded by the coding sequence ATGACAAAAACATTTAAAACTTTGGACGATTTTTTAGGAACTCACTTTATTTACACTTATGATAATGGTTGGGAATACGAATGGTATGCTAAAAATGACCACACTGTTGATTATCGTATTCATGGCGGTATGGTTGCTGGACGTTGGGTCAAAGACCAAGAAGCTAATATCGTTATGCTCACAGAAGGTGTTTATAAAGTTGCTTGGACAGAACCAACTGGTACTGATGTTGCCCTTGATTTCGTGCCTAATGAGAAAAAATTGAACGGTACGATTTTCTTTCCTGCTTGGGTTCATGAACATCCTGAAATTACAGTTTGCTTCCAAAATGAACACATTGATTTAATGGAAGAATCCCGCGAAAAATACGCTACTTATCCAAAATTAGTCGTTCCTGAATTTGCTCACATTACCTATATGGGTGATGCGGGGCAAAATAACGAAGATGTCATCTCTGAAGCACCATACGAAGGCTTACCAGACGACATTCGTAATGGGAAATACTTTGATGATAATTACAAACGTTTGAAAAAATAA
- a CDS encoding Hypothetical membrane protein — translation MKASETRRKAREFLKTLSGKYQLFIVPIVLAILTVSISYHQAIFTTSNGIEFSITESVPSIIGILSTLFLASASYAVLDVIRLKRDHVEVGDNMIVFSNELFGKYVLTALLKWLFIFLWSLIAGVGMFIFVIGVTYAAVDDSAAGWGIVIIGLIAMIAGFVLAIMKNYSYSMTTYILYDDVQNGTYEGPRSIIDKSTKLMKGNRWRFFCLQFSFIGWHILTAFTYGLLYFYTLPYTTTAILFFYEDLLENAE, via the coding sequence ATGAAAGCTTCAGAAACACGTCGAAAAGCTAGAGAATTTCTTAAAACACTCTCTGGTAAGTATCAACTGTTTATTGTTCCTATTGTGTTAGCGATTCTTACCGTTTCAATTTCTTATCATCAAGCGATTTTTACAACAAGCAACGGTATTGAATTTAGCATTACAGAATCAGTTCCAAGTATCATTGGAATTCTATCTACACTATTTCTTGCGTCAGCAAGTTATGCTGTACTTGATGTGATTCGCCTCAAACGCGACCACGTCGAAGTAGGGGACAACATGATTGTCTTTTCAAACGAATTATTTGGGAAATACGTTTTGACAGCTCTTTTGAAATGGCTATTTATCTTCCTCTGGTCATTGATTGCTGGTGTTGGAATGTTCATTTTCGTTATCGGAGTTACTTATGCAGCTGTGGATGATTCTGCTGCGGGCTGGGGCATTGTGATTATTGGTTTGATTGCGATGATTGCAGGATTTGTACTTGCTATTATGAAAAACTATTCATACAGCATGACAACCTACATCCTTTATGATGATGTCCAAAACGGCACTTATGAAGGTCCTCGTAGCATTATTGATAAGAGTACAAAACTAATGAAAGGAAACAGATGGCGTTTCTTCTGCCTACAATTTAGCTTCATTGGTTGGCATATTTTAACAGCATTCACTTATGGTTTACTTTACTTCTACACACTACCATATACCACAACTGCTATCCTCTTCTTCTACGAAGATTTACTAGAAAATGCTGAATAA
- the polA gene encoding DNA polymerase I: protein MENKKKLLLIDGSSVAYRAFFALYNQIDRFKNRAGLHTNAIYGFHLMLNHLLERVQPTHVLVAFDAGKTTFRTEMYKDYKAGRAKTPDEFREQLPYIREMLSALGITFYDLENYEADDIIGTLDKLAENEDEYDVTIVSGDKDLIQLADNNTTVEISKKGVAEFEEFTPDYLMEKMGITPKQFIDLKALMGDKSDNIPGVTKIGEKTGLKLLLEYGSLEGVYESIDGMKKSKTKENLINDKEQAFLSKTLATINISAPITIGLDDINYQGPDLDKLVPFYDEMDFKQFKDNLGAPKKQEKFDVSYTEVDSLSADMFTDDQFFYFEILGDNYHVENIIGFAWGNDKVIYASTNLELLKDDLFKAALAKPIKTYDFKRSKVLLSHLSVDLPAPAFDSRLAKYLLSTVDDNELSTIARLYTDYVLDSDEAVYGKGVKRAVPEKAVLLSHLARKIVVLNHSEKVMLDKLTEHQQASLLFDIEQPLANVLAKMEIAGISVKKTTLQEMEASNQAIIDELTQEIYDLAGMEFNINSPKQLSELLFDKMQLPTSYTKKTKIGYSTAVDVLERLAPISPIVSKILEYRQIAKLQSTYIVGLQDFILQDGKIHTRYLQDLTQTGRLSSVDPNLQNIPVRLEQGRLIRKAFVPETEDEVLLSSDYSQIELRVLAHISNDEHLIAAFREGADIHTSTAMRVFGIEKTEDVTPNDRRNAKAVNFGIVYGISDYGLANNLGIPRKVAKQYIETYFERYPGIKNYMERVVRDAKDKGYVETLFHRRRELPDINSRNFNIRQFAERTAINSPIQGSAADILKIAMINLDKALVDGQFKTKMLLQVHDEIILQVPKDELEAVKTLVKETMESAIDLSVPLIADENVGQTWYEAK from the coding sequence ATGGAAAACAAGAAAAAATTACTTTTAATTGACGGGTCATCCGTTGCTTATCGTGCTTTTTTTGCACTGTATAATCAGATTGATCGCTTTAAAAATCGTGCTGGTTTGCATACTAATGCCATTTACGGTTTTCACCTCATGCTCAATCATTTATTAGAAAGAGTTCAGCCAACGCACGTTTTGGTGGCTTTTGATGCTGGTAAGACGACTTTCCGTACAGAAATGTACAAAGATTACAAGGCAGGTCGTGCCAAAACGCCAGATGAATTCCGTGAGCAATTGCCTTACATTCGTGAAATGCTTAGTGCGCTTGGTATTACTTTCTATGATTTGGAAAATTATGAAGCTGATGACATCATCGGAACATTGGATAAATTAGCTGAAAATGAGGACGAGTACGACGTTACCATTGTCAGCGGAGATAAAGACCTTATTCAATTAGCTGATAACAACACAACCGTCGAAATTTCCAAAAAAGGTGTGGCAGAATTTGAAGAATTCACCCCAGACTACCTCATGGAAAAAATGGGAATCACCCCTAAACAATTCATTGACCTTAAAGCGCTCATGGGGGATAAATCAGATAATATCCCTGGCGTTACAAAAATTGGCGAAAAAACTGGTCTTAAATTACTCTTAGAATACGGCAGCCTTGAAGGTGTTTACGAAAGCATTGACGGCATGAAAAAATCTAAAACGAAAGAAAACTTGATTAATGATAAAGAGCAAGCTTTCTTATCTAAGACTTTAGCGACTATCAATATCAGTGCACCGATTACCATTGGTTTGGACGACATCAACTATCAAGGACCAGATTTGGACAAATTAGTACCATTTTACGATGAAATGGATTTCAAGCAATTTAAAGACAATCTAGGTGCTCCGAAAAAACAAGAAAAATTCGACGTTAGCTACACCGAGGTGGATAGCTTGAGTGCGGATATGTTCACGGATGACCAATTTTTCTATTTTGAAATTTTAGGTGATAATTATCACGTTGAAAATATCATTGGCTTTGCTTGGGGAAATGACAAGGTGATTTATGCGTCAACCAATCTTGAACTTCTCAAGGACGATTTGTTCAAAGCAGCGCTAGCTAAACCAATCAAAACTTACGATTTTAAACGTAGTAAAGTCTTGCTTAGTCATTTGAGTGTTGATTTACCAGCGCCAGCATTTGACAGCCGTTTGGCAAAATACCTCCTATCAACGGTTGATGACAATGAACTGTCAACTATTGCACGACTTTACACGGATTATGTTTTAGATAGTGACGAAGCTGTTTATGGCAAGGGGGTTAAGCGTGCCGTTCCTGAAAAAGCAGTGCTGCTCAGCCATTTAGCACGTAAGATTGTGGTTTTGAACCATTCTGAGAAAGTCATGCTAGACAAGTTGACAGAACACCAACAAGCAAGCCTTCTCTTTGACATAGAGCAACCGTTGGCAAATGTCCTTGCTAAAATGGAAATTGCAGGTATTTCGGTTAAAAAAACAACGCTTCAAGAAATGGAAGCTTCTAACCAGGCTATTATCGATGAGTTGACACAAGAAATTTACGATTTGGCGGGCATGGAATTTAATATCAATTCGCCAAAACAATTGAGTGAATTGCTTTTTGACAAGATGCAATTACCAACAAGCTACACGAAGAAAACCAAGATAGGGTATTCAACAGCGGTGGATGTCTTGGAACGATTGGCGCCAATCTCACCAATCGTATCTAAAATTTTGGAATATCGCCAAATTGCCAAATTGCAATCAACTTATATCGTTGGTTTGCAGGATTTCATTTTGCAGGATGGTAAAATTCACACCCGTTACTTACAAGATTTGACGCAAACAGGTCGTTTGTCTAGTGTTGACCCTAACTTGCAAAACATTCCAGTACGTTTAGAACAAGGGCGCTTGATTCGTAAAGCATTTGTCCCAGAGACAGAAGATGAAGTGCTTTTAAGTTCTGACTACTCACAAATCGAATTGCGTGTTCTAGCTCACATTTCAAATGATGAGCATTTGATTGCGGCTTTCCGTGAAGGAGCAGACATTCATACGTCAACAGCCATGCGTGTCTTTGGCATTGAAAAAACAGAAGATGTCACACCAAATGACCGTCGTAATGCTAAGGCTGTTAACTTTGGTATTGTTTACGGCATTTCGGATTATGGACTTGCTAATAACCTCGGCATTCCACGTAAAGTGGCTAAACAATACATTGAAACGTATTTTGAGCGCTACCCAGGCATTAAAAATTACATGGAGCGCGTGGTGCGTGATGCCAAAGACAAAGGCTATGTCGAAACGCTTTTCCACCGTCGCCGAGAGTTGCCAGATATTAATTCACGTAATTTCAATATTCGTCAATTTGCAGAACGCACAGCCATCAACTCACCAATCCAAGGTAGCGCAGCTGACATTCTCAAAATTGCCATGATTAACCTTGACAAAGCCTTAGTTGACGGTCAATTCAAGACAAAAATGCTTCTACAAGTACACGATGAAATCATTCTTCAAGTACCAAAAGATGAACTTGAAGCCGTTAAAACATTGGTCAAAGAAACCATGGAATCAGCGATTGACTTATCAGTACCCCTCATTGCAGACGAAAATGTAGGACAAACATGGTACGAAGCAAAATAG
- a CDS encoding Malate permease — translation MTTFVNSISGVLVILVMVMVGYVLAKKGWFDDQTPSLIAKLVTKVALPCYMIYTIVGRFTADELLKMLPQLRFPTLSMIILLAIAMAVAQLFAVDKKHQGLFVSMFFNSNTIFVGLPINQALFGDKSIPYVLVYYMCNTTFFWTIGTYFIQKDGRHSATIDFRDSLRKIFSPPLLSFIIGVILVLLNIQLPAFLLSDFQYLGNLTIPLSMIFIGISVANAGLLGLRFSKDNVLVLLGRFVVAPLLMMVIVSHTQMPLLMKQVFIIQSAMPVMTNAPVVAKLYGADADYAAIMVTESTLLTMLIVPILMYLVNYL, via the coding sequence ATGACAACGTTTGTGAACAGTATTTCAGGTGTCTTAGTTATTTTGGTCATGGTTATGGTGGGCTATGTTTTAGCTAAAAAAGGTTGGTTTGATGACCAGACTCCCTCTTTGATTGCAAAATTGGTTACCAAAGTGGCTTTACCATGTTACATGATTTATACGATTGTTGGTCGTTTTACGGCTGATGAATTGTTAAAAATGCTGCCACAGTTGCGTTTTCCTACTCTTTCGATGATTATTTTACTTGCGATTGCTATGGCGGTAGCGCAGCTATTTGCTGTAGATAAAAAACATCAGGGCTTGTTTGTCTCTATGTTTTTTAATTCCAATACCATTTTTGTGGGATTGCCCATCAATCAAGCTCTTTTTGGCGATAAAAGCATTCCTTACGTTTTGGTTTATTACATGTGCAACACGACTTTCTTTTGGACGATTGGAACTTATTTTATCCAAAAAGATGGACGTCATTCTGCCACGATTGACTTTCGTGACAGTTTACGAAAAATTTTCTCACCACCGCTTTTAAGTTTTATTATTGGGGTGATTTTGGTGCTATTGAACATCCAACTGCCTGCCTTTTTACTTAGCGACTTTCAATATTTGGGCAACCTTACGATCCCGCTATCGATGATTTTTATTGGGATTTCGGTGGCAAATGCAGGGCTGTTAGGTTTGCGTTTTAGTAAGGACAATGTTTTAGTCCTTTTAGGGCGTTTTGTTGTAGCTCCGCTGTTAATGATGGTGATTGTTAGCCACACGCAAATGCCATTACTAATGAAACAAGTCTTTATCATCCAATCAGCCATGCCTGTCATGACAAACGCCCCCGTTGTCGCAAAACTTTACGGAGCAGACGCAGATTACGCAGCCATTATGGTGACCGAATCAACCCTTCTCACTATGCTCATTGTCCCAATTTTGATGTATTTAGTGAATTATTTATAA
- the tgt gene encoding tRNA-guanine transglycosylase: MTDYPIKYRLIKKEKHTGARLGEIITPHGTFPIPMFMPVGTQATVKTQSPEELKEMGSGIILSNTYHLWLRPGDKLIARAGGLHKFMNWDQAILTDSGGFQVYSLADTRNITEEGVTFKNHLNGAKMFLSPEKAISIQNNLGSDIMMSFDECPQFYQPYDYVKKSIERTSRWAERGLKAHRRPHDQGLFGIVQGAGFKDLRRQSASDLVSMDFPGYSIGGLAVGESHKEMNEVLDFTVPMLPENKPRYLMGVGAPDSLIDGVIRGVDMFDCVLPTRIARNGTCMTSEGRLVVKNAAYAEDFTPLDHDCDCHTCRNYTRAYIRHLLKADETFGLRLTSYHNLYFLVNLMKKVRQAIMDDNLLEFREDFFERYGYNKSDRNF, from the coding sequence ATGACAGATTATCCGATTAAGTATCGCTTAATTAAGAAAGAAAAACACACAGGTGCGCGTTTGGGTGAAATTATCACACCACACGGCACATTCCCAATACCAATGTTTATGCCAGTTGGGACACAAGCAACGGTTAAAACACAATCGCCAGAAGAGCTCAAGGAAATGGGCTCAGGGATTATCCTATCAAATACTTATCACCTTTGGTTACGTCCAGGTGACAAATTAATCGCTCGTGCTGGTGGACTTCATAAATTCATGAACTGGGACCAAGCGATTCTGACTGATAGTGGTGGTTTCCAAGTGTATTCATTGGCTGATACACGTAATATCACCGAGGAAGGGGTGACCTTTAAAAACCATCTTAACGGTGCTAAAATGTTCCTTTCACCAGAAAAAGCCATTTCTATTCAAAATAATCTTGGCTCGGACATCATGATGAGCTTTGATGAATGCCCTCAATTCTACCAACCGTATGATTACGTTAAAAAATCAATCGAACGTACAAGTCGTTGGGCTGAACGTGGCTTGAAAGCACATCGTCGTCCACATGACCAAGGGCTTTTTGGTATCGTGCAAGGTGCTGGTTTCAAAGACCTTCGTCGCCAATCAGCTAGTGACTTGGTCAGCATGGATTTCCCAGGTTATTCAATTGGTGGACTTGCCGTTGGAGAATCACACAAAGAAATGAATGAGGTGCTTGATTTCACAGTGCCAATGTTGCCAGAAAATAAACCACGTTACCTTATGGGTGTTGGTGCACCAGATAGTTTGATTGACGGTGTTATCCGCGGTGTGGATATGTTTGACTGCGTGCTTCCAACACGTATCGCTCGAAATGGAACATGTATGACAAGTGAAGGGCGTTTGGTGGTTAAAAATGCAGCTTACGCAGAAGATTTCACACCACTTGACCATGATTGTGATTGCCATACTTGCCGCAATTACACACGTGCTTACATTCGTCACTTGCTTAAAGCTGATGAAACCTTTGGGCTTCGTTTGACAAGCTATCATAACCTTTACTTCCTTGTCAACTTGATGAAAAAAGTTCGTCAAGCTATTATGGATGACAATCTCTTGGAATTCCGCGAAGATTTCTTTGAACGCTACGGCTATAACAAGAGTGACCGTAATTTCTAA
- the bioY gene encoding Substrate-specific component BioY of biotin ECF transporter, protein MKNLRDLLYIAMMATILIILGFIPAIPMGFIPVPIVLQNLGIMLAGVLLGWKKGCLSILLFFLLGMFIPVFSGSTLFAVFAGPTAGYVVAWFFVPILINVILKIFKTSSFINNLIAILLGGVLFVDVMGAIYLSVYIHTPLLTSLLSNLVFIPGDTIKAIIASVVAYKFKDRLMVS, encoded by the coding sequence ATGAAAAATTTGAGAGATTTACTTTATATTGCGATGATGGCAACTATTCTTATCATCTTAGGTTTTATTCCAGCCATTCCAATGGGTTTTATCCCTGTTCCAATTGTTTTGCAAAATTTGGGAATTATGTTGGCAGGTGTGCTCTTAGGTTGGAAGAAAGGGTGTTTATCAATTCTTTTATTTTTTCTCTTAGGAATGTTTATTCCAGTATTTTCTGGTAGCACTTTGTTTGCTGTTTTTGCTGGACCAACAGCTGGTTATGTGGTTGCTTGGTTTTTTGTGCCAATTCTAATCAATGTGATTTTGAAAATTTTTAAGACATCATCTTTTATTAATAATTTAATTGCAATTTTACTAGGCGGTGTTTTATTTGTTGATGTGATGGGAGCAATTTATCTATCTGTTTATATACACACACCTTTGTTGACTTCTCTTTTATCAAATCTTGTATTTATCCCAGGAGATACGATTAAGGCAATTATTGCTAGTGTTGTAGCCTATAAATTTAAAGATAGACTGATGGTTTCGTAA
- a CDS encoding Succinyl-CoA synthetase, alpha subunit-related enzyme: MTTFQNPSQDVIADYLKNSKTIAVVGLSHRENSPAYGVSKIMQEAGYTIVPVNPRLAGQKILNETAYARLQDVPVHIDIVDVFRRSEFLPEVAKDFIETDADIFWAQLGLESQEAADILQAAGRDKIVMNKCIKIEYQGL; this comes from the coding sequence ATGACAACATTTCAAAATCCTAGTCAAGATGTGATTGCTGATTATTTAAAAAATTCCAAAACTATTGCTGTTGTTGGTTTATCACATCGTGAAAATAGTCCAGCTTATGGTGTTTCAAAAATCATGCAAGAAGCTGGCTATACGATTGTTCCTGTCAATCCAAGATTAGCAGGACAGAAAATTTTAAACGAGACAGCTTATGCTAGACTTCAAGATGTTCCTGTCCACATTGACATTGTTGATGTTTTCAGACGAAGTGAATTTCTACCAGAAGTTGCCAAAGATTTCATTGAAACAGATGCCGACATTTTCTGGGCGCAACTTGGTCTAGAAAGTCAAGAAGCTGCTGATATTTTACAAGCTGCAGGACGTGATAAAATTGTCATGAACAAATGTATCAAGATTGAATATCAAGGATTGTAA